In one Aquabacterium sp. OR-4 genomic region, the following are encoded:
- the glgC gene encoding glucose-1-phosphate adenylyltransferase, whose translation MQHVYAVVLAGGRGSRLYQLTDRRAKPALPFAGKLNIIDFALSNCVNSGIRRVGVLTQYKAQSLIRHIERGWGFLQSALGEFIDVVPAQQQLDERWYSGTANAVWQNLEIVREARPEYVLVLAGDHVYKMDYARLLADHITAGADATVACIEVPLDQARGFGVMSVDADDRITAFTEKPAQPQALPGKPDQALASMGIYVFGTEFLCAKLAADAADPDSRHDFGHDVIPRLVAGGHHVLAHRFTESCVNMVGNKPYWRDVGTVDAFWEANIDLTHVVPELNLYDDEWPILSLQRQVPPAKFVFDDEGRRGMAMDSLISGGCIVSGATVRRSILFSKVRVAEASLVEDSVILPNVQIGRRVVLKRAIVDKGCVLPDGFRAGLNLDEDRARFHVSPRGVVLITPDMLAAPRPGEPPAHALPATDEDSAAMPLSPLSL comes from the coding sequence ATGCAGCATGTGTATGCCGTGGTGCTGGCCGGCGGCCGCGGCTCGCGGCTCTACCAGCTGACAGACCGCCGCGCCAAGCCCGCGCTGCCCTTTGCCGGCAAGCTCAACATCATCGATTTCGCGCTCAGCAACTGCGTCAACTCGGGCATCCGCCGCGTTGGCGTGCTCACCCAGTACAAGGCGCAAAGCCTGATCCGCCACATCGAGCGTGGCTGGGGCTTTCTGCAGTCGGCGCTGGGCGAGTTCATCGACGTGGTGCCGGCCCAGCAGCAGCTGGACGAGCGCTGGTACAGCGGCACCGCCAACGCCGTGTGGCAGAACCTCGAGATCGTGCGCGAGGCGCGGCCCGAGTACGTGCTGGTGCTGGCCGGCGACCATGTCTACAAGATGGACTACGCGCGCCTGCTGGCCGACCACATCACCGCCGGCGCCGATGCCACGGTGGCCTGCATCGAGGTGCCGCTCGACCAGGCGCGCGGCTTCGGCGTGATGAGCGTGGACGCGGACGACCGCATCACCGCCTTCACCGAAAAGCCGGCCCAGCCGCAGGCCCTGCCGGGCAAGCCCGACCAGGCGCTGGCCAGCATGGGCATCTACGTGTTCGGCACCGAGTTCCTGTGCGCCAAGCTGGCGGCCGATGCGGCCGACCCCGACTCGCGCCACGACTTCGGCCACGACGTGATTCCCCGCCTGGTGGCCGGCGGCCACCATGTGCTGGCGCACCGCTTCACCGAGAGCTGCGTCAACATGGTCGGCAACAAGCCCTACTGGCGCGACGTGGGCACGGTGGATGCCTTCTGGGAGGCCAACATCGACCTCACCCACGTGGTACCCGAGCTCAACCTCTACGACGACGAGTGGCCCATCCTGAGCCTGCAGCGCCAGGTGCCGCCGGCCAAGTTCGTGTTCGACGACGAGGGCCGGCGTGGCATGGCCATGGACTCGCTGATCTCGGGCGGCTGCATCGTCAGCGGCGCCACGGTGCGGCGCTCGATCCTGTTCTCGAAGGTGCGCGTGGCCGAGGCCAGCCTGGTGGAGGATTCGGTGATCCTGCCCAATGTGCAGATCGGCCGCCGCGTGGTGCTCAAGCGCGCCATCGTCGACAAGGGCTGCGTGCTGCCCGACGGCTTTCGCGCCGGGCTGAACCTCGACGAGGACCGCGCGCGCTTCCATGTCAGCCCGCGCGGCGTGGTGCTGATCACCCCCGACATGCTGGCCGCGCCACGCCCCGGCGAGCCGCCCGCCCACGCGCTGCCGGCCACCGACGAGGATTCGGCCGCCATGCCGCTGTCACCGCTGTCGCTGTAG
- a CDS encoding amidase, producing the protein MNASRPPSPAPSPDTPDGITDLDAHALSAAIHARQLSCREVMAAYLARIHRLNPALRAIVNLAPDERLLAQADRHDAELAPGHARTGSRGWLHGIPQAIKDAAMAEGFATTVGSPLLAGAVAPHDGLMAARMKAAGAIVIGKTNMPELGLGSHTFNPLFGATPNAWDATVSAGGSSGGAAVALAQRLLPVADGSDFMGSLRNPAAWNHVFGLRPSQGRVPLWPAQELWISQLGTEGPMARSVRDLAALLATQAGPDPRTPLALADGASFALSPAHADPASLRGLRIGWLGDLGGHLALEDGILPACQAALARFESAGAEVQPVRFAVDLDALWQAWLVWRRALVAPRVAALLALRPDARQHIKPEALWEHDQAQGLDAMALLRAGELRSRFHDACLALWRQVDLLALPVTQAWPFALGERWPAQIAGRPMDTYHRWMESTLYATFAGAPAISLPAGFHANGRWPAGLQLIAPPRADARLLQAAAAYETLAAGLLARRPPAPAGPPA; encoded by the coding sequence ATGAACGCCAGCCGCCCGCCCAGCCCTGCCCCCAGCCCCGACACCCCGGACGGGATCACCGACCTCGACGCCCACGCCCTCTCGGCCGCCATCCATGCGCGCCAGCTGTCGTGCCGCGAGGTGATGGCCGCCTACCTGGCACGCATCCACCGCCTGAACCCGGCGCTGCGGGCCATCGTCAACCTGGCGCCCGACGAACGCCTGCTGGCCCAGGCCGACCGCCACGACGCCGAGCTGGCCCCCGGCCATGCGCGCACGGGCTCGCGTGGCTGGCTGCACGGCATTCCGCAGGCCATCAAGGACGCGGCCATGGCCGAGGGCTTTGCCACCACCGTGGGCAGCCCGCTGCTGGCCGGCGCCGTGGCCCCGCACGACGGGCTGATGGCCGCGCGCATGAAGGCCGCCGGCGCCATCGTCATCGGCAAGACCAACATGCCCGAGCTGGGCCTGGGCTCGCACACCTTCAACCCGCTGTTCGGCGCCACGCCCAATGCCTGGGATGCCACGGTCAGCGCCGGCGGCTCCAGCGGCGGCGCCGCGGTGGCGCTGGCCCAGCGCCTGTTGCCGGTGGCCGACGGCTCCGACTTCATGGGCTCGCTGCGCAACCCGGCGGCCTGGAACCATGTCTTCGGCCTGCGCCCCAGCCAGGGCCGCGTGCCGCTGTGGCCGGCGCAGGAGCTGTGGATCAGCCAGCTCGGCACCGAAGGCCCGATGGCCCGCAGCGTGCGCGACCTGGCCGCGCTGCTGGCCACCCAGGCCGGGCCCGATCCGCGCACGCCGCTGGCGCTGGCCGACGGTGCCAGCTTCGCGCTCAGCCCGGCGCATGCCGATCCGGCCTCGCTGCGCGGCCTGCGCATCGGCTGGCTGGGCGACCTGGGCGGCCATCTGGCGCTGGAAGACGGCATCCTGCCCGCCTGCCAGGCCGCACTGGCGCGCTTCGAGTCGGCCGGTGCCGAGGTGCAGCCGGTGCGCTTTGCGGTCGATCTCGACGCGCTGTGGCAGGCCTGGCTGGTGTGGCGGCGCGCGCTGGTGGCGCCGCGTGTGGCCGCCCTGCTGGCGCTGCGGCCCGATGCCCGCCAGCACATCAAGCCCGAGGCGCTGTGGGAGCACGACCAGGCCCAGGGCCTGGACGCCATGGCCCTGCTGCGCGCCGGCGAGCTGCGCAGCCGCTTCCACGACGCCTGCCTGGCACTGTGGCGCCAGGTCGACCTGCTGGCCCTGCCGGTGACCCAGGCCTGGCCCTTTGCCCTGGGCGAGCGCTGGCCGGCGCAGATTGCCGGCCGGCCGATGGACACCTACCACCGCTGGATGGAGAGCACGCTGTACGCCACCTTTGCCGGCGCACCGGCGATCAGCCTGCCGGCCGGCTTTCATGCCAACGGCCGCTGGCCCGCCGGCCTGCAGCTGATCGCACCGCCGCGCGCCGATGCCCGCCTGCTGCAGGCGGCGGCGGCCTACGAGACGCTGGCCGCCGGGCTGCTGGCACGGCGGCCGCCGGCACCGGCCGGGCCGCCGGCCTGA
- a CDS encoding cysteine-rich CWC family protein: MTGLAAGTGATTAEPAGNTPATTPATTPADTAAKPAADTPPPDRCPRCGGGFHCGVQGPAPCPCSTLSLAPALQATLRQRYRGCLCLACLQALAAGAEP, from the coding sequence GTGACGGGCCTGGCCGCCGGCACCGGTGCCACCACGGCCGAGCCGGCGGGCAACACCCCGGCCACAACCCCGGCCACCACCCCTGCCGACACCGCGGCCAAGCCCGCGGCAGACACCCCGCCCCCCGACCGCTGCCCGCGCTGCGGCGGCGGCTTCCACTGCGGCGTGCAGGGCCCGGCACCCTGCCCCTGCAGCACGCTGAGCCTGGCCCCCGCGCTGCAGGCCACGCTGCGCCAGCGCTACCGCGGCTGCCTGTGCCTGGCCTGCCTGCAAGCGCTGGCGGCCGGCGCCGAGCCTTGA
- a CDS encoding malonate--CoA ligase has protein sequence MSDNHNLFSALRAAFPADLDRPAIEVLDGPCAGSLYSWRDLDRATAMMANLIDSLGLPPASRIAVQTEKSVEALVLYLAVLRAGHVFLPLNTAYQEAEIGYFIGNAEPAVVVCAPKNFTWVSRIAFASGTAHVFTLGDDRSGSLLERAAHHGDQHTPAVKPADALAAILYTSGTTGRSKGAMLSHGNLLSNAQVLKSYWDWQPDDVLIHALPIFHVHGLFVASHGALLNGSTMLWLNRFEPKTVIAQFPRATVFMGVPTLYVRMLGEAALSTAQAAHMRLFISGSAPLLVETFDDWTTRTGHVILERYGMSETVMLTSNPGRASDGARQRGTVGPALPGVAVRVVRDDGSACNSGEIGHIQVRGPNVFAGYWRMPEKTAEEFASDAQGQRWFKTGDVGQRAADGFITIVGRSKDLIISGGYNVYPAEIEGFINEMPGVAESAVIGVPHPDFGEAVVAVVVARPGATLDAAAMVAGLKAQIANFKVPKQLFVVADLPRNAMGKVQKNLLREQHQGLFA, from the coding sequence GCGATCTCGATCGCGCCACGGCCATGATGGCCAACCTGATCGACAGCCTGGGCCTGCCGCCGGCCAGCCGCATCGCGGTGCAGACCGAGAAGAGCGTGGAGGCCCTGGTGCTGTACCTGGCCGTGCTGCGCGCCGGCCATGTGTTTCTGCCGCTGAACACCGCCTACCAGGAAGCCGAGATCGGCTACTTCATCGGCAATGCCGAGCCGGCGGTGGTGGTCTGCGCGCCCAAGAACTTCACCTGGGTCAGCCGCATCGCGTTTGCCAGCGGCACGGCGCATGTGTTCACGCTGGGCGACGACCGCAGCGGCAGCCTGCTGGAACGCGCCGCGCACCACGGCGACCAGCACACGCCGGCGGTGAAGCCGGCCGACGCGCTGGCCGCCATCCTCTACACCAGCGGCACCACCGGGCGCAGCAAGGGCGCGATGCTGAGCCACGGCAACCTGCTGTCCAACGCCCAGGTGCTCAAGTCGTATTGGGACTGGCAGCCCGATGACGTGCTGATCCACGCGCTGCCGATCTTCCATGTGCACGGCCTGTTCGTGGCCAGCCACGGCGCGCTGCTCAACGGCAGCACCATGCTGTGGCTGAACCGGTTCGAGCCCAAGACGGTGATTGCGCAGTTTCCGCGCGCCACGGTGTTCATGGGCGTGCCCACGCTGTACGTGCGCATGCTGGGCGAGGCGGCGCTGAGCACGGCGCAGGCCGCGCACATGCGCCTGTTCATCAGCGGCTCGGCGCCGCTGCTGGTGGAAACCTTCGACGACTGGACCACCCGCACCGGCCACGTGATCCTCGAGCGCTACGGCATGAGCGAGACCGTGATGCTGACCAGCAACCCCGGCCGCGCCAGCGACGGCGCACGCCAGCGCGGCACCGTGGGCCCGGCCCTGCCCGGCGTGGCGGTGCGCGTGGTGCGCGACGACGGCAGTGCCTGCAACAGCGGCGAGATCGGCCACATCCAGGTGCGCGGCCCCAATGTGTTTGCCGGCTACTGGCGCATGCCCGAAAAAACCGCCGAGGAGTTCGCCAGCGACGCCCAGGGCCAGCGCTGGTTCAAGACCGGCGACGTGGGCCAGCGTGCGGCCGACGGCTTCATCACCATCGTGGGCCGCAGCAAGGACTTGATCATCAGCGGCGGCTACAACGTCTACCCGGCCGAGATCGAGGGCTTCATCAACGAGATGCCGGGCGTGGCCGAAAGCGCCGTGATCGGCGTGCCCCACCCCGACTTTGGCGAAGCGGTGGTGGCCGTGGTGGTGGCCCGCCCCGGCGCCACGCTCGACGCCGCGGCCATGGTGGCCGGGCTCAAGGCGCAGATCGCCAACTTCAAGGTGCCCAAGCAACTGTTCGTGGTGGCCGACCTGCCGCGCAACGCCATGGGCAAGGTGCAGAAGAACCTGCTGCGCGAGCAGCACCAGGGCCTGTTCGCGTGA